The proteins below are encoded in one region of Shewanella algae:
- the pepA gene encoding leucyl aminopeptidase, which translates to MEFSVKSGSPEKQRSACIVVGVYEPRRLSGIAEQLDKISEGYISNLLRRGDLEGKPGQMLLLHHVPNVLSERVLLVGCGKERELDERQYKQIITKTINTLNDTGSMEAVCFLTELHVKGRDTYWKVRQAVETTSSTLYSFDGLKTRKGETRRPLRKLVFNVPTRRELTVGERAIEHGVGVSAGMQLCRDVANMPPNICNPAYLASQARQLAEVHENLKVSTVGEEQMAKLGMNAYLAVGRGSANESIMTVMEYQGAVDTTAKPIVLVGKGLTFDSGGISLKPGEAMDEMKYDMGGAAGVLGTMKAICEMKLPINVVGVLAGCENMPSGNAYRPGDILTTMSGQTVEVLNTDAEGRLVLCDVLTYVERFDPELVVDTATLTGACVIALGKHASGLFSAHNPLASELLNAGEQSGDRAWRLPIWDEYQEMLDSPFADMTNLGGRPAGSITAACFLSRFTKKYHWAHLDVAGTAWNSGANKGSTGRPVPMLAQFLLNRAGVEQGE; encoded by the coding sequence ATGGAGTTTAGCGTAAAGAGCGGCAGCCCCGAAAAACAGCGCTCGGCCTGCATAGTTGTAGGCGTTTACGAACCCCGTCGCCTGTCCGGCATCGCCGAACAACTGGACAAAATCAGTGAAGGTTACATCAGCAACCTATTGCGTCGCGGCGATCTGGAAGGTAAGCCCGGGCAGATGTTGCTCCTGCATCATGTACCCAATGTACTGAGTGAGCGGGTTCTGCTGGTAGGTTGCGGAAAAGAACGAGAACTAGACGAGCGCCAATACAAGCAGATCATCACCAAGACGATCAACACCCTCAATGATACCGGCTCAATGGAAGCCGTTTGCTTCCTGACCGAACTGCACGTTAAAGGCCGCGACACTTATTGGAAAGTGCGCCAGGCCGTGGAAACCACCAGCTCTACCCTCTACAGCTTCGATGGACTCAAGACCCGTAAGGGCGAGACCCGCCGTCCGCTGCGCAAACTGGTATTCAACGTCCCTACCCGCCGTGAACTGACGGTCGGCGAGCGCGCCATCGAGCACGGTGTCGGCGTTTCCGCCGGTATGCAGTTGTGCCGCGACGTGGCCAATATGCCACCCAACATCTGTAACCCGGCTTATCTGGCCTCGCAGGCCCGGCAACTGGCCGAAGTGCACGAGAACCTGAAGGTCAGCACTGTCGGTGAAGAGCAGATGGCCAAGCTCGGCATGAACGCCTACCTGGCCGTGGGCCGTGGCAGTGCCAACGAGTCCATCATGACAGTGATGGAATATCAAGGCGCCGTCGACACGACCGCCAAGCCGATAGTGCTTGTAGGTAAGGGTCTGACCTTTGACTCAGGTGGTATCTCGCTCAAGCCGGGCGAAGCCATGGATGAAATGAAATACGACATGGGCGGCGCTGCCGGGGTACTGGGTACCATGAAGGCCATCTGTGAAATGAAGCTGCCTATCAATGTGGTTGGGGTACTGGCCGGCTGTGAAAACATGCCTTCCGGTAATGCCTACCGCCCAGGTGATATTCTCACCACCATGAGCGGCCAAACCGTGGAAGTACTCAACACAGACGCCGAAGGCCGTCTGGTGCTTTGTGATGTACTCACCTATGTGGAGCGCTTCGACCCTGAACTGGTGGTCGATACCGCCACTCTGACAGGTGCCTGTGTTATCGCGCTGGGTAAACACGCCTCAGGTCTGTTCTCTGCCCATAACCCACTGGCGAGCGAGCTGCTCAATGCCGGTGAGCAGAGTGGTGACCGCGCCTGGCGCCTGCCGATATGGGATGAGTACCAGGAGATGCTGGACAGCCCATTTGCCGATATGACCAACCTGGGCGGACGCCCTGCCGGGTCTATCACAGCGGCCTGTTTCCTGTCGCGCTTTACCAAGAAGTACCACTGGGCTCACCTGGATGTAGCAGGTACAGCCTGGAACAGCGGCGCCAACAAGGGCTCAACCGGTCGTCCGGTTCCTATGCTGGCGCAGTTCCTGCTGAACCGCGCCGGGGTCGAGCAAGGCGAATAA
- a CDS encoding PhzF family isomerase, which translates to MELQLFQVDAFTTELFAGNPAGVVLNADGLNERQMQNIARELNNSETAFIFNTSGADYDIEVRFFTPTQEVPICGHATVSAHYVYAKSRSVTDGTVIQKTGAGKLPVTIAPEEGDISVLMTQGKVEFGAILSAAQVESLLLGTGLPEGALVTDLPVQIVSTGHSKVMVPLKSKALLEQVTLDEPKLVALSREIGCNGFYLFTLESEEEGVLAAGRMFAPAIGITEDPVTGNANGPLGAYLTHYGSLPASMQGSEFSIAQGEQMGRKGYMQVRVFADKETVHKVQIKGRARIVFETRLKLET; encoded by the coding sequence ATGGAGTTACAACTCTTTCAAGTGGATGCCTTTACCACTGAGCTGTTTGCCGGTAATCCCGCCGGTGTAGTGCTCAATGCCGATGGCTTGAATGAGCGGCAGATGCAAAATATCGCCAGAGAGCTAAATAATTCGGAAACGGCCTTTATTTTTAATACTTCAGGGGCCGATTACGATATCGAAGTCAGGTTTTTTACTCCCACTCAAGAGGTCCCTATTTGTGGCCATGCCACGGTGTCGGCCCACTATGTTTATGCCAAAAGTCGCAGTGTCACAGATGGAACCGTGATTCAAAAGACGGGAGCAGGAAAGCTACCGGTTACCATAGCACCGGAAGAGGGCGATATTTCAGTGCTGATGACTCAGGGAAAGGTAGAGTTTGGCGCCATCTTGAGTGCTGCCCAGGTTGAGTCATTGTTGCTGGGTACCGGCTTGCCTGAAGGGGCCCTGGTGACGGATTTGCCGGTACAGATAGTTTCTACCGGCCACTCCAAAGTGATGGTACCACTCAAGAGTAAAGCGCTGCTCGAGCAGGTCACCTTGGATGAGCCCAAGCTGGTGGCGTTGAGTCGGGAAATTGGTTGCAATGGTTTTTACCTGTTTACACTGGAGTCTGAAGAAGAGGGCGTGCTGGCTGCAGGGCGTATGTTTGCACCTGCCATAGGGATAACAGAGGATCCTGTGACGGGTAATGCCAATGGGCCTTTGGGCGCTTATTTGACTCACTACGGCAGCTTGCCTGCCAGCATGCAGGGCTCGGAGTTTTCCATCGCTCAGGGCGAACAGATGGGCCGCAAGGGATATATGCAGGTGCGGGTCTTTGCCGATAAAGAGACTGTTCACAAAGTTCAAATCAAAGGGCGTGCCCGGATTGTCTTTGAAACCAGGCTTAAGCTGGAGACCTGA
- a CDS encoding DNA polymerase III subunit chi: MSKATFYLLPNAAQQPSAERLQLLACQLAGQHYANGEWLYIHCEDQAQAHGIDELLWQFEPSAFVPHNLKGEGPAAGAPVEIGFDRLGPNQRRPILINLATEAPAFAVNFGRIIDFVAGDEQHKALARDRYRQYRNLGVTLSTQDLATQPLNFV; this comes from the coding sequence ATGAGCAAGGCAACTTTTTATCTGCTGCCGAATGCAGCACAGCAACCAAGCGCCGAGCGGTTGCAACTGCTTGCCTGTCAGTTGGCCGGGCAGCATTATGCAAACGGTGAATGGCTGTATATTCACTGTGAGGATCAGGCTCAGGCCCATGGGATTGACGAGCTGCTGTGGCAGTTTGAGCCCAGTGCTTTTGTACCCCACAACCTCAAAGGGGAAGGCCCTGCCGCCGGTGCACCGGTTGAAATCGGCTTTGACAGGCTGGGGCCCAATCAACGCCGCCCGATACTGATCAATCTGGCCACAGAAGCCCCGGCGTTTGCGGTAAACTTTGGCAGGATCATAGATTTTGTTGCCGGTGATGAGCAACACAAGGCCCTGGCCAGGGACAGATACCGCCAGTATCGTAATCTGGGAGTCACACTCAGCACCCAGGATTTGGCAACACAACCACTTAATTTTGTTTGA
- a CDS encoding TetR/AcrR family transcriptional regulator gives MNTQTQSTRQHILDTGYQLVVTKGFSNVGLSQLLQHAKVPKGSFYHYFKSKEQFGEALIKDYFNDYQDKLQALLDHERTPALQRLQSYWQLWLDCDADVCGAQKCLVVKLSAEVADLSEPMRMALLQGAKRIIATIAECIEAGNRDGSVKVSNSDQTAQLLYNLWLGASLMSKLTQDKNALNLAMQTTDSILTGKLDNSGQ, from the coding sequence ATGAACACACAGACACAAAGCACACGCCAACACATACTGGACACGGGTTACCAGCTCGTCGTAACCAAAGGCTTTTCCAATGTTGGCCTGTCACAACTGCTGCAACATGCCAAAGTCCCCAAGGGCTCCTTCTACCACTACTTCAAATCCAAGGAGCAGTTCGGTGAAGCCCTGATAAAGGACTATTTCAACGATTATCAGGATAAGCTGCAGGCACTGCTGGACCATGAACGCACTCCGGCGCTGCAGCGGCTGCAAAGCTACTGGCAACTCTGGCTGGACTGCGATGCCGATGTCTGTGGCGCGCAAAAGTGCTTGGTAGTAAAGCTGAGTGCCGAAGTAGCCGATCTCTCTGAGCCGATGCGTATGGCGCTGCTGCAAGGCGCCAAGCGGATCATTGCCACCATTGCCGAATGTATCGAAGCCGGTAACCGGGATGGCTCTGTCAAGGTCAGCAACAGTGACCAGACGGCGCAGCTGCTCTACAACCTCTGGCTGGGGGCCAGCCTGATGAGCAAGCTGACTCAGGATAAAAACGCCCTCAATCTGGCGATGCAAACCACTGACAGCATACTCACAGGCAAGCTGGACAACAGCGGCCAGTAA
- a CDS encoding valine--tRNA ligase has translation MEKTYNPQSIEQALYRVWEEKGYFKPHGDESQGNYCIMIPPPNVTGSLHMGHAFQDTIMDTLIRYQRMKGKNTLWQVGTDHAGIATQMLVERKVAAEEGKSRHDLGREAFMDKVWEWKNQSGGTITRQMRRLGASVDWDRERFTMDEGLSEAVQEVFVRLYEDDLIYRGKRLVNWDPKLHTAISDLEVENKEKQGHMWHFRYPLADGALTADGKDYLIVATTRPETMLGDSAVAVHPDDERYQSLIGKEIILPIVNRRIPVVADDYVDMEFGTGCVKITPAHDFNDYEVGKRHNLPMFNILTQDAAIRTVAEVVNVDGSLNTELDASLPSRYAGMDRFKARDAVVAEFETLGLLEKIEPHGLKVPYGDRSGVVIEPLLTDQWYVSVKPLAKTAIEAVENGDIKFVPQQYENMYFSWMRDIQDWCISRQLWWGHRIPAWYDDSGKVYVGRNEAEVRAKHNLASDIALRQDDDVLDTWFSSALWTFSTLGWPQQTPELKTFHPTDVLVTGFDIIFFWVARMIMMTMHFIKDEDGTPQVPFKTVYVTGLIRDEQGNKMSKSKGNVLDPLDMIDGIDLESLVGKRTGNMMQPQLAAKIEKSTRKEFADGIEAHGTDALRFTLAAMASTGRDINWDMKRLDGYRSFCNKLWNASRYVLMNTEDQDCGPNSPNGKAGGEMQLSLADRWITGLFNQTVKTFEEHMGAYRFDLAANTLYEFTWNQFCDWYLELTKPVLQNGSEAEQRGTRHTLVTVLEQLLRLMHPLMPYITETIWHRVKPLAGVEGETLMLAAFPEYQADKVDTEAMADLEWVKQVIVAVRNIRAELNIAPSKPLNALLRSVSARDKARVEANQTFFTSLAKLESMTILADGDNAPMSTTQLVGEMELLIPMAGLIDVAAEMARIDKQLDKLSGEVARIEGKLSNEGFVAKAPAAVIDKERSKMADLKRDMDKLKEQQAELAKLEA, from the coding sequence ATGGAAAAAACATACAATCCGCAGTCTATTGAACAAGCGCTCTACCGTGTATGGGAAGAGAAAGGTTACTTCAAGCCCCACGGTGACGAGTCCCAGGGCAACTATTGCATCATGATCCCGCCGCCAAATGTCACCGGCAGCCTGCATATGGGACACGCCTTCCAGGATACCATTATGGACACCCTGATCCGTTACCAGCGGATGAAAGGCAAGAACACCCTCTGGCAAGTGGGTACCGACCATGCCGGTATCGCCACCCAGATGTTGGTGGAGCGCAAAGTCGCCGCCGAAGAAGGCAAGAGCCGCCACGACCTGGGCCGTGAAGCCTTTATGGACAAGGTATGGGAATGGAAGAACCAGTCCGGTGGCACCATTACCCGCCAGATGCGTCGCCTGGGCGCCTCGGTAGACTGGGACCGCGAACGTTTCACCATGGACGAAGGTCTGTCGGAAGCCGTGCAGGAAGTGTTTGTTCGCCTCTATGAAGATGATCTCATCTATCGCGGTAAGCGCCTGGTTAACTGGGATCCCAAGCTGCACACTGCAATTTCCGATCTGGAAGTGGAAAACAAGGAAAAGCAGGGCCACATGTGGCATTTCCGCTATCCACTCGCCGATGGCGCCCTGACCGCCGACGGTAAAGACTATCTGATTGTCGCCACCACACGTCCGGAAACCATGCTGGGTGACAGCGCCGTTGCCGTGCACCCTGACGATGAGCGTTATCAATCCCTGATAGGCAAAGAGATCATTCTGCCAATTGTTAACCGCCGTATTCCTGTGGTGGCCGATGACTATGTGGATATGGAGTTCGGTACCGGCTGCGTGAAGATCACCCCGGCCCACGACTTCAACGACTATGAAGTCGGCAAGCGTCATAATCTGCCTATGTTCAACATACTCACCCAGGATGCCGCCATCCGCACTGTGGCCGAAGTGGTGAATGTCGACGGTAGCCTCAACACCGAATTGGACGCCTCTTTGCCAAGCCGTTATGCCGGTATGGACAGATTCAAGGCCCGCGATGCAGTTGTCGCCGAATTCGAGACCCTGGGTCTTTTGGAAAAAATCGAGCCCCACGGCCTGAAAGTGCCTTATGGCGACCGCAGCGGCGTGGTGATTGAGCCCCTGCTGACAGACCAATGGTATGTGTCTGTCAAACCACTGGCCAAGACAGCCATAGAAGCGGTGGAAAACGGCGATATCAAGTTTGTGCCTCAGCAATACGAGAACATGTACTTCTCCTGGATGCGTGACATTCAGGACTGGTGTATTTCACGCCAGCTGTGGTGGGGTCATCGCATTCCGGCCTGGTATGACGACAGCGGCAAGGTCTATGTCGGCCGTAACGAAGCCGAAGTCCGTGCCAAGCACAACTTGGCAAGCGATATTGCTCTGCGTCAGGATGATGATGTACTGGATACCTGGTTCTCCTCTGCCCTGTGGACCTTCTCAACCCTGGGCTGGCCACAGCAAACTCCTGAGCTGAAAACCTTCCACCCCACAGACGTGCTGGTGACTGGTTTCGACATCATCTTCTTCTGGGTAGCCCGGATGATCATGATGACCATGCACTTCATCAAGGATGAAGACGGCACACCTCAGGTGCCTTTCAAGACTGTCTATGTGACCGGGCTTATCCGTGATGAGCAAGGCAACAAGATGTCCAAGTCCAAGGGTAATGTGCTGGATCCTCTGGATATGATCGATGGCATAGATCTCGAATCTCTGGTTGGCAAGCGCACCGGTAACATGATGCAACCGCAACTGGCCGCCAAGATAGAAAAGAGCACCCGCAAGGAGTTTGCCGACGGCATCGAAGCCCACGGTACCGACGCGCTGCGCTTTACCCTGGCTGCCATGGCGTCCACCGGCCGTGACATCAACTGGGACATGAAGCGCCTGGACGGTTACCGCAGTTTCTGTAACAAGCTGTGGAATGCTTCCCGCTATGTACTGATGAATACAGAAGATCAGGATTGCGGCCCCAACTCACCTAATGGCAAGGCCGGCGGTGAGATGCAGCTGTCGCTGGCGGATCGCTGGATCACAGGTCTGTTCAACCAAACGGTCAAGACCTTCGAAGAGCATATGGGCGCCTATCGTTTCGACCTGGCCGCCAATACCCTGTACGAATTCACCTGGAACCAGTTCTGTGACTGGTATCTTGAGCTGACCAAGCCTGTGCTGCAAAACGGCTCTGAAGCCGAGCAGCGTGGCACCCGTCATACTCTGGTGACTGTACTCGAGCAGCTGTTGCGCCTGATGCACCCATTGATGCCATATATCACTGAAACCATCTGGCACCGTGTCAAACCACTTGCCGGTGTGGAAGGGGAAACCCTGATGCTGGCCGCCTTCCCTGAGTATCAGGCCGACAAAGTCGATACCGAGGCCATGGCCGACTTGGAATGGGTCAAGCAAGTGATTGTTGCCGTGCGTAACATCCGCGCCGAGCTCAACATAGCTCCGTCCAAGCCGCTCAACGCCTTACTGCGCAGTGTCAGTGCCCGCGACAAGGCCCGTGTCGAAGCCAACCAAACCTTCTTCACTAGCTTGGCCAAGCTGGAAAGCATGACGATTCTGGCCGATGGCGACAACGCGCCCATGTCCACCACCCAACTGGTGGGTGAGATGGAACTGTTGATCCCTATGGCGGGGCTTATCGACGTAGCGGCCGAGATGGCTCGTATCGACAAACAACTGGATAAGCTGAGTGGCGAAGTCGCCCGCATTGAAGGCAAGCTGTCCAATGAAGGCTTTGTTGCCAAAGCGCCGGCCGCCGTTATCGACAAAGAGCGCAGCAAGATGGCTGATCTCAAGCGCGATATGGACAAGCTCAAAGAGCAGCAAGCCGAGCTGGCCAAACTGGAAGCCTGA
- a CDS encoding NADP-dependent oxidoreductase, with product MTANQNPHQRIVLASRPSGAPNADNFRLESSSKPVAGDGQVLLRTIYLSLDPYMRGRMSDAKSYAEPVAVNDIMVGGTVCQVEESRHPNFEVGEWVLAYTGWQNYALSDGEGLLKLGKAPAAPSYALGVMGMPGFTAYMGLLDIGQPKAGETLVVAAATGPVGATVGQIGKLKGCRVIGIAGGAEKCRHAKEVLGFDECLDHKAEDFAEQLARVCDQGIDIYFENVGGKVFDAVLPLLNTSARVPVCGLVSQYNATELPAGPDRLSLLMSTILVKRIKMQGFIIFDDYGHRYEEFAKDMGDWLSQGKIQYKEQLVEGLEQAPQAFIGLLEGKNFGKLVIKVAEPL from the coding sequence ATGACTGCCAATCAAAACCCACATCAGCGCATTGTGCTGGCCTCTCGCCCGAGCGGCGCTCCCAATGCAGACAACTTCCGTCTGGAAAGCAGCAGTAAGCCAGTGGCAGGCGACGGCCAGGTGTTGCTGCGCACCATCTATCTGTCGCTGGATCCATACATGCGCGGCCGCATGAGTGATGCAAAATCCTATGCCGAGCCGGTAGCCGTGAACGATATCATGGTCGGCGGCACGGTTTGCCAGGTGGAAGAGTCCCGTCACCCGAACTTTGAAGTCGGTGAGTGGGTGCTCGCTTACACCGGCTGGCAAAACTATGCCCTTTCGGACGGTGAAGGGTTGTTGAAACTCGGCAAAGCGCCGGCAGCCCCCTCATATGCCCTTGGAGTCATGGGCATGCCGGGTTTCACCGCCTATATGGGACTGCTGGATATTGGCCAGCCCAAAGCGGGAGAAACCCTGGTGGTTGCCGCCGCCACCGGACCGGTTGGCGCTACCGTAGGTCAGATAGGTAAACTCAAGGGCTGCCGGGTCATAGGTATTGCCGGCGGCGCTGAGAAATGTCGCCACGCCAAAGAAGTACTGGGTTTCGATGAGTGTCTGGATCACAAGGCCGAGGACTTCGCCGAGCAGTTGGCCCGAGTCTGCGACCAGGGAATAGACATCTATTTCGAGAACGTCGGCGGCAAGGTATTTGATGCCGTATTGCCCCTGCTGAACACCAGCGCCAGAGTCCCCGTATGTGGTTTGGTGTCTCAATATAACGCTACTGAGTTGCCGGCCGGCCCGGATCGCCTGTCACTGCTGATGAGCACCATTCTGGTGAAGCGGATAAAGATGCAGGGCTTTATCATTTTTGACGACTATGGTCACAGATATGAAGAGTTTGCCAAGGATATGGGTGACTGGCTGTCTCAAGGCAAAATTCAATATAAGGAGCAACTGGTCGAAGGGCTGGAGCAGGCCCCACAAGCCTTTATCGGCCTGCTTGAAGGTAAAAACTTCGGCAAGCTGGTGATCAAGGTTGCCGAGCCGCTGTGA